A genomic region of Luteibacter aegosomatissinici contains the following coding sequences:
- a CDS encoding DUF4097 family beta strand repeat-containing protein encodes MKTLYITPLLLALSIGQAYASTPINLSKDIRPTAKITIDNTKGEVTVTAWDKNQVQVTGTLADGAKPLELEGDANNVDIHVEANGGKNGWFGGWGNDTRMGSTVLNVRVPKSVQLEVNVVSAPVSIDGLDGGKVEVDSVSGRIRASVRSPEVSMQTVSGTIDLAGSAGNADLQTVSGDITAPAIADKIEAQTVSGRMTIGGGPWKDANFSTVSGDTKIQGGIADGGKLTVDSMSGDVELGLPGNTSARLEASTFSGDLRSDFGNPTKGDDGPGKELKTTIGSGAGHIHLEAFSGDVKIRRGGN; translated from the coding sequence ATGAAAACGCTCTACATCACTCCCCTGCTGCTGGCGCTGTCGATCGGTCAGGCGTACGCCTCGACACCGATCAACCTGTCGAAAGACATCCGGCCCACGGCAAAGATCACGATCGACAACACCAAGGGTGAAGTCACCGTTACCGCCTGGGACAAGAACCAGGTGCAGGTCACCGGCACCCTGGCCGATGGTGCCAAGCCGCTCGAACTCGAAGGCGATGCCAACAACGTGGATATCCATGTCGAGGCGAACGGCGGCAAGAACGGCTGGTTCGGCGGCTGGGGCAACGACACCCGCATGGGCAGCACGGTATTGAACGTGCGCGTGCCGAAGTCGGTGCAGCTTGAAGTCAACGTCGTCAGCGCCCCGGTCAGCATCGATGGCCTCGATGGCGGCAAGGTCGAGGTCGATTCGGTCAGCGGCCGCATTCGCGCCAGCGTGCGTTCGCCGGAGGTGAGCATGCAGACGGTCAGCGGCACGATCGACCTGGCCGGTAGTGCCGGCAACGCCGATCTGCAGACCGTGTCGGGCGATATCACGGCCCCGGCCATCGCCGACAAGATCGAGGCGCAGACGGTATCGGGCCGCATGACGATCGGTGGTGGCCCGTGGAAGGATGCGAACTTCAGCACGGTATCGGGTGATACCAAGATCCAGGGCGGGATTGCCGATGGCGGCAAGCTCACCGTGGATTCGATGAGCGGCGATGTGGAACTGGGTCTACCCGGCAATACGTCGGCGCGCCTGGAGGCCTCCACCTTCAGTGGCGACCTGCGCAGCGATTTCGGCAACCCGACCAAGGGTGATGATGGCCCGGGCAAGGAACTGAAGACCACGATCGGCTCGGGTGCCGGCCACATCCACCTGGAAGCCTTCAGCGGTGATGTGAAGATCCGCCGCGGCGGGAACTGA
- a CDS encoding RNA polymerase sigma factor, with protein MNALCLAATSFMQPELPAAVSDDDTVRAAMAGDRKAFEVLYRRHADRVYGAILRLAGFDHARAEDLTQEAFIRAWQKLESFRFESAFGTWVYRLAVNVALMSIRARNADPVSIVDDEHLPEITDTDNPLRSIERDELEKAISGLPPRARAVLVLHDVEGWKHEEIAVELQMAVGSSKAQLHRARGLLRRVLGERS; from the coding sequence ATGAACGCCCTATGCCTCGCCGCCACTTCCTTCATGCAGCCTGAGCTGCCCGCCGCCGTGTCGGATGACGACACCGTGCGCGCCGCCATGGCGGGCGACCGCAAGGCGTTCGAAGTGCTGTACCGCCGCCATGCCGATCGGGTGTATGGCGCCATCCTCCGCCTGGCCGGGTTCGACCACGCCCGGGCGGAAGATCTCACCCAGGAAGCCTTCATCCGCGCGTGGCAGAAGCTGGAAAGCTTCCGCTTCGAGAGCGCGTTCGGCACCTGGGTCTACCGCCTGGCGGTGAACGTGGCGCTGATGTCCATACGCGCCCGCAACGCCGATCCGGTCAGCATCGTCGATGACGAACACCTGCCGGAAATCACCGATACCGATAATCCGCTGCGCTCGATCGAGCGCGACGAACTGGAAAAGGCCATCTCGGGTTTGCCCCCGAGGGCCCGTGCCGTCCTCGTGCTGCACGACGTGGAAGGTTGGAAACACGAGGAGATCGCCGTCGAATTGCAGATGGCGGTGGGCTCCTCCAAAGCACAGTTGCACCGTGCGCGCGGCCTGCTCCGCCGCGTGCTGGGAGAAAGGTCATGA
- a CDS encoding phosphoenolpyruvate carboxykinase (GTP) — protein MGSQGSSLEALNRWVDDVARLTEPASVVWCDGSDAEYARLVETMLASGDLLPLNEKTNPRSYLHRSHPSDVARVEHLTFVCTPEEEDAGPNNHWMAPADAHAKIDALFEGAMRGRTMYVIPYCMGPIDSPIARCGVEITDSPYVVANMRIMTRMGAAALKRIEREGVFVKGLHSTGDLDPERRFIMHFPDELAIKSIGSGYGGNALLGKKCHALRIASHQARREGWLAEHMLIVGIENPKGEKHYIAAAFPSACGKTNLAMLIPTEGYREAGWKVWTVGDDICWMTPGADGRLWAINPEAGYFGVAPGTGANTNPAALATLGHDAIFTNTAVTADGQPWWEGLGEGEPVTDWQGRAFDPANGPAAHPNSRFTVSARQCPSWAPESEDAAGVPISAIVFGGRRPSLVPLVFEAKDWAHGVLVGAAMGSETTAAATGAVGVLRRDSMAMKPFCGYNFADYFAHWLSFDKPGARLPHIFHVNWFRKDADGRFMWPGYGENLRVLDWMIQRVEGKATGHDTPIGTVPAAGELNTAGLDIAPATVDELLHVDIDGWVEELNAIGTYLEGFGARMPERLKAEQARVSKALEAAVERRAERVA, from the coding sequence ATGGGTTCGCAAGGCAGTTCGTTGGAAGCACTGAATCGATGGGTTGACGATGTGGCACGCCTGACGGAGCCCGCCTCCGTCGTGTGGTGCGATGGCTCGGACGCGGAATACGCACGTCTCGTCGAAACCATGCTCGCCAGCGGTGATCTTCTCCCGCTCAACGAGAAGACCAACCCACGCAGCTACCTGCACCGTTCGCATCCCTCGGATGTGGCCCGCGTGGAGCACCTCACCTTCGTGTGCACGCCGGAGGAAGAGGATGCCGGCCCGAACAACCACTGGATGGCGCCGGCCGACGCCCACGCGAAGATCGACGCCTTGTTCGAAGGCGCCATGCGTGGGCGCACCATGTACGTCATCCCCTACTGCATGGGCCCGATCGATTCGCCGATCGCACGCTGCGGCGTGGAGATCACCGATAGCCCGTACGTCGTCGCCAACATGCGCATCATGACGCGGATGGGCGCGGCGGCGCTCAAGCGCATCGAGCGCGAAGGCGTGTTCGTGAAGGGCCTGCACTCCACGGGCGACCTGGACCCGGAACGCCGTTTCATCATGCATTTCCCCGACGAGCTGGCGATCAAGTCGATCGGCTCGGGCTACGGCGGCAACGCCCTCCTCGGCAAGAAGTGCCACGCGCTGCGCATCGCCAGCCACCAGGCGCGCCGCGAAGGCTGGCTCGCCGAGCACATGCTCATCGTTGGCATCGAGAACCCCAAGGGCGAGAAGCACTACATCGCCGCGGCGTTCCCTTCGGCCTGCGGCAAGACCAACCTGGCCATGCTCATCCCCACCGAGGGCTACCGCGAGGCCGGTTGGAAGGTCTGGACCGTAGGCGATGACATTTGCTGGATGACCCCGGGCGCCGATGGCCGCCTGTGGGCGATCAACCCTGAAGCGGGTTACTTCGGCGTGGCGCCGGGCACGGGTGCAAACACCAACCCGGCCGCGCTGGCGACCCTCGGCCACGATGCGATCTTCACCAACACCGCCGTCACCGCCGATGGCCAGCCGTGGTGGGAAGGCCTGGGCGAAGGCGAGCCCGTGACCGATTGGCAAGGCCGCGCGTTTGATCCTGCCAACGGCCCCGCAGCCCATCCGAACTCGCGCTTCACCGTCTCGGCCAGGCAGTGCCCCAGCTGGGCGCCTGAATCGGAGGACGCCGCCGGTGTGCCGATCTCAGCCATCGTCTTCGGTGGCCGCCGCCCGTCGCTCGTGCCGCTCGTGTTCGAAGCGAAGGATTGGGCGCACGGCGTGCTCGTCGGCGCAGCGATGGGTTCTGAGACGACCGCTGCCGCGACCGGGGCCGTGGGCGTGCTCCGCCGTGATTCCATGGCGATGAAGCCGTTCTGCGGCTACAACTTCGCCGACTACTTCGCCCACTGGCTGTCGTTCGACAAGCCCGGTGCGAGGCTGCCGCACATCTTCCACGTGAACTGGTTCCGCAAGGATGCCGATGGCCGCTTCATGTGGCCCGGCTACGGCGAAAACCTGCGCGTGCTCGACTGGATGATCCAGCGCGTGGAAGGCAAGGCCACTGGCCACGACACACCCATCGGCACCGTGCCCGCCGCAGGCGAGCTCAATACCGCGGGCTTGGATATCGCCCCGGCCACCGTCGATGAGCTGCTCCATGTGGATATCGATGGCTGGGTGGAAGAGCTCAACGCCATCGGCACGTACCTGGAAGGCTTCGGTGCCCGCATGCCCGAGCGGCTGAAAGCCGAACAGGCCCGCGTGAGCAAGGCACTGGAAGCCGCCGTGGAGCGCCGGGCCGAACGGGTGGCCTGA
- a CDS encoding TetR/AcrR family transcriptional regulator translates to MNDAKNERVRLSAEDWEDGALALIAEQGVGALAVEALARRLGVTKGSFYWHFRTREALLQAALERWEEYGEREVLAEIERIADPRKRLPELFRRVAHELQPHRVYAALLKALDHPQVVPVMARVSQRRMDFLTRMYQEAGLEPIVALHRARLTYAAYVGFLQLNFTLGLPRLSHDEFDAYVEHVISTLTPAKPEE, encoded by the coding sequence ATGAACGATGCCAAGAATGAACGAGTCCGCCTTTCTGCTGAAGATTGGGAGGACGGCGCGCTCGCGTTGATCGCCGAACAAGGCGTGGGTGCGCTGGCCGTCGAGGCCCTCGCCCGCCGCCTTGGCGTAACCAAGGGCAGCTTTTACTGGCATTTCCGCACCCGCGAGGCACTGCTCCAGGCCGCGCTGGAACGCTGGGAAGAATACGGCGAACGCGAAGTGCTGGCCGAGATCGAGCGCATCGCCGATCCGCGCAAGCGCCTGCCCGAGCTGTTCCGCCGCGTCGCCCACGAACTGCAGCCGCACCGCGTATACGCCGCGCTGCTGAAGGCGCTGGACCACCCGCAGGTGGTACCTGTCATGGCACGCGTTTCCCAGCGGCGCATGGATTTCCTGACCCGCATGTACCAGGAAGCCGGGCTCGAACCGATCGTGGCCCTGCATCGCGCGCGCCTTACTTATGCGGCCTACGTCGGTTTCCTCCAGCTCAACTTCACCCTGGGCTTGCCGCGCCTGTCGCACGACGAGTTCGATGCGTACGTCGAGCACGTGATCAGCACGCTGACCCCGGCCAAGCCCGAGGAATGA
- a CDS encoding alpha/beta hydrolase, with product MVAEPTTALSTPFRLTALDGLLLAGERWEGGNRPALLFAHGFGQTRLAWTGSARALAAQGFPAVTFDARGHGESEHVPRGEYHMEQFVADLTAMAEAATPAGGPRPVVVGASMGGLLALVAAGEAGGECPFSALILVDITPRWETRGVERILGFMRAHPDGFASYDEAASAIEAYLPQRRERKTESQLKPLLRQGDDGRLRWHWDPALLDGLVEESERYQPRLFAAAANVQVPVLLLSGARSDVVSSHTVEEFLRLVPHARHVSLADATHMVAGDANDAFTREIAAFMQTL from the coding sequence ATGGTTGCTGAGCCCACTACTGCCCTTTCCACGCCGTTCCGGCTTACCGCGCTGGATGGCCTGCTGTTGGCCGGCGAACGCTGGGAGGGTGGAAACCGGCCCGCGCTGCTGTTCGCGCATGGCTTCGGCCAGACCCGGCTGGCCTGGACCGGGAGCGCCCGCGCGCTTGCCGCGCAGGGCTTCCCCGCGGTCACGTTCGATGCCCGCGGCCACGGCGAAAGCGAACATGTGCCGCGTGGCGAGTACCACATGGAGCAGTTCGTGGCCGACCTGACCGCCATGGCCGAGGCGGCCACGCCGGCGGGCGGGCCGCGCCCGGTGGTGGTCGGCGCCTCGATGGGTGGCCTGCTGGCGCTGGTCGCCGCGGGCGAAGCCGGTGGCGAATGCCCGTTCTCGGCACTCATCCTGGTGGATATCACCCCGCGGTGGGAAACCCGCGGTGTCGAACGTATCCTCGGCTTCATGCGCGCCCACCCCGATGGCTTTGCGAGCTATGACGAGGCGGCCTCGGCGATCGAGGCGTACCTGCCGCAGCGCCGCGAGCGCAAAACGGAAAGCCAGCTGAAGCCGTTGCTGCGCCAGGGCGATGATGGCCGCCTGCGCTGGCACTGGGATCCCGCCCTGCTCGATGGCCTGGTGGAAGAAAGCGAGCGTTACCAGCCGCGCCTGTTCGCCGCCGCCGCCAACGTGCAGGTCCCTGTGCTACTCCTCTCCGGAGCGCGCAGCGATGTCGTCTCCAGCCATACCGTTGAAGAATTCCTCCGCCTGGTCCCGCATGCGCGCCACGTATCGCTCGCCGATGCCACGCACATGGTGGCCGGCGATGCGAACGACGCGTTCACACGCGAAATCGCAGCGTTCATGCAAACCCTTTAA
- a CDS encoding acyl-CoA dehydrogenase, with product MSAILVVLAALIASGACAYHRTSLKTWAIATGVTTVVVGFLAGAPVTTVVLLILLALVAVPLLMVDFRRKKISAPLLSMFAKVTPKLSETEQTALEAGTVGFEGELFSGMPKWSELLKQPKPELSVEEQAFLDGPVEELCGMIDDWKITHELADLPPEVWDFIKKNKFFGMIIPKSYGGLGFSALAHSAVLQKLSSMSQTLASTVAVPNSLGPGELLMHYGSDEQKNHFLPRLADGREVPCFALTGPYAGSDATSIPDFGIVTKGMWNGEETVGIRLTFDKRYITLAPVATIVGLAFRMYDPDKLLGDKEDLGITLALLPRETPGMEIGRRHFPLNTPFQNGPIHAKDMFVPLSVLIGGPHMAGQGWRMLVECLSVGRAISLPSNATGASRMAVAATGAYARMRKQFGLAIGRFEGVEEALARIGGLTYATQALSRSTAAAVDRGEKPAVPSAIAKYHATEWCRQIASDAMDVHGGKGVILGPKNYMGRGWQSVPIAITVEGANIMTRSLMIFGQGAIRCHPYVLKEMQALNISDYRERLKTFDKALFGHIGFGFSNAVRSFVLGITAARIGDAPGDAYTRRYYRKLNRYSAALALCADVSMGVLGGKLKFKEKLSARLGDTLSFLYIASAMLKRYEDTGRPEADRPLLAWAFHECVWRMQMALDGVIRNFPVRPVAWLLRALVFPFGRREVPPSDRLGRRVAALITAPSEARDRLTTWTYLTPTANNTVGRMNAVLPDVIAAEPVERKFLKAFKSGQLHAHTYNEQLVEAEKLGAITSAERELLQRVRDAVAEFISVDDFDSDELKAGIAAKAEKMEASRAA from the coding sequence ATGTCTGCGATCCTGGTTGTACTGGCGGCACTGATTGCCTCTGGTGCATGTGCTTACCACCGCACGTCCCTGAAGACGTGGGCCATCGCCACGGGCGTCACGACGGTCGTCGTGGGCTTCCTTGCGGGCGCGCCGGTCACCACCGTCGTGCTCCTCATCCTCCTGGCCCTGGTGGCCGTGCCGCTTCTGATGGTGGATTTCCGCCGCAAGAAGATCAGCGCGCCGCTGCTCTCCATGTTCGCCAAGGTCACGCCCAAGCTCTCGGAAACCGAACAGACCGCGCTTGAGGCCGGCACGGTCGGTTTCGAAGGCGAGCTGTTCTCGGGCATGCCGAAGTGGTCGGAGCTGCTGAAGCAGCCCAAGCCGGAGCTCTCGGTGGAAGAGCAGGCCTTCCTCGACGGCCCCGTCGAAGAACTGTGCGGCATGATCGATGACTGGAAGATCACCCACGAGCTGGCCGACCTGCCGCCGGAGGTCTGGGACTTCATCAAGAAGAACAAGTTCTTCGGCATGATCATTCCGAAGAGCTATGGTGGCCTGGGCTTCTCCGCGCTGGCCCACTCGGCCGTGCTGCAGAAGCTCTCCAGCATGTCGCAGACGCTGGCCTCCACCGTGGCCGTGCCCAACTCGCTCGGCCCGGGCGAGCTGCTGATGCACTACGGCAGCGATGAGCAGAAAAACCACTTCCTGCCGCGCCTGGCCGATGGCCGCGAGGTGCCGTGCTTCGCCCTGACCGGCCCGTACGCCGGTTCGGATGCCACCTCGATCCCGGACTTCGGCATCGTCACGAAGGGTATGTGGAACGGCGAAGAAACCGTCGGTATCCGCCTCACCTTCGATAAGCGCTACATCACGCTCGCGCCGGTCGCCACGATCGTCGGCCTCGCGTTCCGCATGTACGATCCGGACAAGCTGCTGGGTGACAAGGAAGACCTGGGCATCACGCTGGCGCTGCTGCCGCGCGAAACGCCGGGGATGGAAATCGGCCGCCGCCACTTCCCGCTGAACACGCCGTTCCAGAACGGCCCGATCCACGCCAAGGACATGTTCGTTCCGCTGTCCGTGCTGATCGGCGGTCCGCACATGGCAGGGCAGGGCTGGCGCATGCTGGTCGAGTGCCTGTCGGTGGGCCGTGCTATTTCGCTGCCGTCGAACGCTACCGGCGCCTCGCGCATGGCCGTGGCCGCCACCGGCGCTTATGCACGCATGCGCAAGCAGTTCGGCCTGGCCATCGGTCGCTTCGAGGGTGTGGAGGAAGCACTGGCCCGCATCGGCGGCCTGACCTACGCCACGCAGGCGTTGTCCCGCTCCACGGCTGCTGCGGTGGATCGCGGTGAGAAGCCGGCCGTGCCGTCGGCCATTGCGAAGTACCACGCCACCGAATGGTGCCGCCAGATCGCTTCCGATGCGATGGACGTGCACGGCGGCAAGGGCGTGATCCTGGGCCCGAAGAACTACATGGGCCGCGGCTGGCAGAGCGTGCCGATCGCGATCACGGTGGAAGGCGCGAACATCATGACGCGCAGCCTGATGATCTTTGGCCAGGGTGCGATCCGTTGCCATCCTTATGTGCTGAAGGAAATGCAGGCGCTGAACATCTCGGATTACCGTGAGCGCCTGAAGACCTTCGACAAGGCCCTGTTCGGTCACATCGGTTTTGGCTTCTCGAACGCGGTGCGCAGCTTCGTGCTGGGTATTACCGCGGCGCGCATCGGTGATGCGCCGGGCGATGCGTACACCCGCCGTTACTACCGCAAGCTCAACCGTTACTCGGCGGCGCTGGCGCTTTGCGCCGACGTTTCGATGGGCGTGTTGGGTGGCAAGCTGAAGTTCAAGGAGAAGCTCTCGGCTCGCCTGGGCGATACGCTGTCGTTCCTGTATATCGCCAGCGCGATGCTGAAGCGTTATGAGGATACGGGTCGTCCGGAAGCGGATCGTCCGCTGCTGGCCTGGGCGTTCCACGAGTGCGTGTGGCGCATGCAGATGGCGCTGGATGGCGTGATCCGTAACTTCCCGGTACGCCCGGTGGCGTGGCTGCTTCGCGCGCTGGTGTTCCCGTTCGGCCGCCGTGAAGTGCCGCCGTCGGATCGCCTGGGTCGCCGCGTGGCGGCGCTGATCACGGCGCCGAGCGAGGCACGCGATCGCCTGACGACGTGGACGTACCTGACCCCCACGGCGAATAACACCGTGGGCCGCATGAACGCGGTGCTCCCGGATGTGATCGCGGCGGAGCCGGTGGAGCGTAAGTTCCTCAAGGCGTTCAAGAGCGGCCAGCTGCATGCGCACACATATAACGAGCAGCTGGTGGAGGCTGAGAAGCTGGGCGCGATTACGTCGGCCGAGCGTGAGCTGCTGCAGCGCGTGCGCGATGCCGTCGCCGAGTTCATCTCGGTGGATGATTTCGACAGCGATGAGCTGAAGGCTGGCATCGCCGCGAAGGCCGAAAAGATGGAGGCGTCGCGGGCGGCTTGA
- a CDS encoding S41 family peptidase, which yields MGKTRWLLTSLSWLLVGLVPAIAAASSKDLQWVSVNENPAFKVSAKGDPWSDKGATIIVTRVEGATDKNGGAITGINLDRVLGKTVTLTGELSTTGTASNASMWLRTDGSGPGARAFQSTEPFPVHSGESPVPRSIRISVPIEAVGLRLGVALMGGGAVRVDHFHLAVADTPAASVDAPALLDEAVALIRDKALAAGTVDWNAFLADAHASLRSGEAANLAYPFIRTALGKLNDGHSHFINADAEWAASVTDGTKAPFDVRVLPGGMGYVALPGFSGPKDAQLHYVDSVATAMAHIAPEVTHGWVVDLRNNSGGNMWPMLGAVHSLLGDDSLGAFRRPGTPDAPWHAGRGLPEGVKPPIDLANARVAVLLGPHTASAGEAVAIAFHGRPATRSFGLPTSGHANANSIFRLKDGSVIALVTATELDRNGQEFSKEVQPDERVEGDAALDHATAWLTQQPPL from the coding sequence ATGGGTAAGACGCGTTGGCTTCTGACGTCGCTGTCGTGGCTGCTGGTGGGTTTGGTGCCAGCCATCGCCGCGGCATCCAGCAAGGATCTGCAATGGGTCTCGGTGAACGAAAACCCGGCCTTCAAGGTGTCGGCCAAAGGCGATCCCTGGTCCGATAAGGGCGCGACGATCATTGTCACCCGGGTGGAAGGCGCCACCGACAAGAACGGCGGTGCCATCACCGGCATCAACCTGGATCGGGTACTGGGTAAGACAGTAACGCTCACCGGCGAGCTGTCCACCACGGGAACGGCATCGAATGCCTCAATGTGGCTGCGAACGGATGGGAGTGGCCCAGGCGCACGGGCCTTCCAGAGCACGGAGCCATTCCCTGTGCACAGTGGCGAATCGCCCGTACCCCGGAGCATCCGGATCAGCGTCCCGATCGAAGCGGTGGGCCTCCGTCTGGGGGTGGCTTTGATGGGAGGCGGGGCAGTCCGCGTGGATCACTTCCACCTGGCAGTGGCCGATACGCCGGCCGCGAGCGTCGATGCACCTGCGCTGCTCGACGAGGCGGTCGCACTGATTCGCGACAAGGCGCTGGCGGCAGGCACGGTGGACTGGAATGCCTTCCTGGCGGATGCCCACGCCAGCCTGCGCAGCGGCGAAGCCGCGAATCTGGCGTATCCGTTCATCCGCACGGCACTCGGCAAGCTCAATGATGGGCATAGCCATTTCATCAATGCCGACGCGGAATGGGCCGCTTCGGTCACCGATGGCACGAAGGCGCCGTTTGATGTGCGCGTGCTGCCGGGTGGTATGGGTTACGTGGCGCTGCCCGGCTTCAGCGGTCCGAAGGATGCACAGCTTCACTATGTGGACTCCGTCGCCACGGCGATGGCGCATATCGCACCGGAGGTAACCCACGGCTGGGTCGTGGACCTGCGCAATAACAGCGGTGGCAACATGTGGCCGATGCTGGGCGCCGTACATTCCCTGCTTGGCGATGATTCACTCGGCGCGTTCCGCCGTCCCGGCACGCCCGATGCACCGTGGCACGCAGGGCGTGGTCTGCCCGAAGGCGTGAAACCTCCCATCGATCTTGCGAACGCCCGCGTCGCGGTCCTCCTCGGCCCACACACCGCGAGTGCCGGTGAAGCGGTCGCCATTGCTTTCCACGGCCGCCCCGCCACCCGTTCCTTCGGCCTGCCAACCTCCGGCCACGCGAACGCAAACTCAATCTTCCGCCTGAAAGACGGCAGCGTCATCGCTCTGGTAACCGCCACCGAACTCGACCGCAACGGCCAGGAATTCAGCAAGGAAGTGCAACCCGACGAACGCGTGGAAGGCGACGCCGCGCTGGACCACGCAACAGCCTGGCTGACTCAGCAGCCGCCCTTGTAG
- a CDS encoding S41 family peptidase encodes MLVLMPVTFHAVAEELRWFMARPTSAFTVTGSGDACLASGASVTLSRLDDADDATGIAGSRIDTHLAAGKIVELTGLIETTGSATNAALWMSAEGPAHAGHVFQTTEPYPVATGSAPVMRRIRITVPADAMSVVVGVALKGGGTARVTHLNLVYREEPTHVGAGVLLQQAVGELRENALAAGNVDWDTFLHDAQSHLAQGQPASAAYPAIRDAVHRLDDGHSRFIDADSAWAEALNDGTHFAPDVHLLPGGIGYVALPGFTGPADAETRYIDTIASAMSRLAPEVRHGWVIDLRQDSGGTMWPMLAAVHSLLGDGEIGAFRKPGADDAHWYAGVGLSMGAKPNTLDLSASPVAVLMGPHTSSAGEAVAVAFHGRPATRSFGAPTSGQANSNETMVLKDGSLLVVKAFIDVDRNGVAFGKQVIPDDQIDDAAALDSATAWLAQPHPL; translated from the coding sequence ATGCTCGTCCTCATGCCGGTAACCTTCCATGCCGTAGCCGAAGAACTGCGTTGGTTCATGGCCAGGCCAACCAGCGCGTTCACCGTGACAGGTTCGGGCGACGCATGCCTCGCCAGTGGCGCGAGCGTCACGCTAAGCAGGCTGGACGACGCGGATGACGCCACGGGTATCGCTGGATCCCGTATAGACACCCACCTGGCGGCCGGGAAGATCGTCGAACTGACCGGCCTCATTGAGACCACCGGTTCAGCGACAAATGCCGCATTGTGGATGTCCGCCGAAGGTCCTGCACACGCAGGGCATGTGTTCCAGACGACCGAGCCGTATCCCGTTGCTACCGGCAGTGCTCCAGTCATGCGGCGCATCCGTATCACGGTGCCGGCCGACGCGATGTCAGTTGTAGTGGGCGTCGCGTTGAAGGGTGGTGGTACCGCCCGCGTGACCCACCTCAATCTTGTCTATCGGGAGGAACCCACGCATGTCGGTGCTGGCGTGCTGCTTCAACAGGCCGTGGGAGAATTGCGCGAGAACGCTCTCGCTGCTGGCAACGTCGATTGGGACACCTTCCTGCACGACGCGCAGTCACATCTGGCGCAAGGACAGCCAGCCAGCGCCGCGTATCCCGCCATTCGCGATGCCGTGCACAGGCTTGACGATGGCCACAGCCGTTTTATCGACGCTGATTCCGCCTGGGCCGAGGCTCTCAACGACGGCACGCACTTCGCCCCGGATGTGCACCTGCTTCCTGGTGGCATCGGCTACGTAGCATTGCCAGGCTTCACGGGCCCCGCGGACGCAGAGACGCGTTACATAGACACCATTGCATCGGCGATGAGCCGATTGGCACCCGAGGTAAGGCATGGGTGGGTAATCGACCTGCGCCAGGATTCGGGCGGTACCATGTGGCCTATGCTGGCTGCAGTGCATTCGCTGTTGGGCGACGGCGAAATCGGTGCATTCCGGAAGCCGGGCGCCGACGATGCGCACTGGTACGCGGGCGTCGGCCTTTCGATGGGCGCAAAGCCCAATACACTGGATCTCAGTGCGTCGCCCGTCGCAGTTCTTATGGGTCCGCACACGTCCAGTGCGGGCGAGGCCGTCGCGGTGGCCTTTCACGGCCGCCCCGCGACGCGTTCGTTCGGTGCACCGACATCCGGCCAGGCGAACAGCAACGAAACCATGGTTCTCAAGGACGGCAGTCTCCTCGTGGTAAAGGCATTCATCGACGTCGATCGCAACGGCGTAGCCTTCGGCAAGCAGGTGATCCCCGACGACCAGATAGACGATGCCGCCGCGCTGGACAGCGCCACCGCGTGGCTAGCCCAACCACACCCCCTATAG